A genomic window from Flavobacterium hankyongi includes:
- a CDS encoding RagB/SusD family nutrient uptake outer membrane protein: MKKILLYGLSLVSLFSCSEFIEEENLSFVNADEYYRTASGYNALVNANYAQLKEIYGNDAYVFEAGTDLCAVGSGRGTEPEGLSRYTQLNPSSDGGIQELYASCYKAIQTANMAIHYSTITEQNSDVAKLVGEVKYLRANAYFLLVQTFGGVGIVTEYFTSPQLSFDRNSAQEVYNLIINDLTDALNNVGTGTFNGHVNKRAVQHLLAKVYLTRAYESFGSATDFATAASYADDAIAGQGLTIPFATLWAPPTGNEIINAETLFSVQYSPASASTSPTQLGHKQANWYSSYLGGPEVATSAGWRSYNLLPTQFALSLYTQEDQRFRATFMVEVLWRYYGHFDGNNPTGKTRHYYAPQWATPADITSYIASHPGVQVHQWGTYGAGVVSSDYQTIPTKKFDDPKAPYATNAKVSTRDIILSRLGETYLIAAEAYLNTNPTVGLQRLNAVRARAGITTPLTTYDIDTVLDERARELFGEYHRWFDLKRTNKLVERASLHNYLINAANFNGANGVLKILRPIPQSAIDLNKNKNFPQNPAYL, encoded by the coding sequence ATGAAAAAAATACTTTTATATGGTTTATCATTAGTTTCTTTATTTTCTTGTTCAGAGTTTATAGAGGAAGAAAACTTAAGCTTTGTAAATGCAGATGAATACTACAGAACCGCAAGTGGTTACAACGCATTAGTGAATGCTAACTATGCTCAATTAAAAGAAATATATGGAAACGACGCCTATGTTTTTGAAGCTGGTACCGATCTTTGCGCGGTAGGTTCTGGTCGTGGAACAGAACCAGAAGGCTTATCTAGATATACACAATTAAATCCCTCATCAGATGGTGGAATACAAGAACTATATGCGAGTTGTTACAAAGCAATACAAACTGCCAACATGGCAATACACTACTCAACAATAACGGAGCAAAATAGTGATGTTGCAAAATTAGTAGGTGAAGTGAAATACTTAAGAGCAAATGCATATTTTTTATTGGTACAAACCTTTGGTGGAGTTGGAATTGTAACAGAATATTTTACCAGCCCTCAACTTAGCTTTGACAGAAATTCTGCTCAAGAAGTATACAATCTCATAATCAATGATTTAACTGACGCACTTAATAATGTCGGAACCGGAACGTTCAATGGACATGTAAACAAAAGAGCGGTACAACATCTATTAGCAAAAGTATATTTAACTCGAGCTTATGAATCTTTTGGATCAGCTACTGATTTTGCGACCGCTGCTTCTTATGCTGATGATGCTATTGCAGGTCAAGGTCTAACCATCCCTTTTGCAACTTTATGGGCACCACCTACTGGTAATGAGATTATAAATGCTGAAACCTTATTTTCAGTTCAATACTCACCCGCTTCTGCTAGTACAAGCCCAACACAATTAGGGCATAAACAAGCAAATTGGTACAGTTCTTATTTAGGTGGTCCTGAAGTAGCAACTAGTGCAGGCTGGAGAAGTTACAACTTACTCCCTACTCAGTTTGCACTTAGTCTTTATACTCAAGAAGATCAACGTTTTAGAGCAACATTTATGGTAGAGGTGTTATGGCGTTATTATGGTCACTTCGACGGTAACAATCCTACTGGAAAAACAAGACACTATTATGCTCCACAATGGGCAACTCCTGCTGATATTACTTCCTATATAGCATCACATCCAGGTGTTCAAGTGCATCAATGGGGAACTTATGGAGCAGGAGTAGTAAGTAGTGACTATCAAACTATACCTACAAAAAAGTTTGATGATCCTAAAGCTCCATACGCTACAAATGCAAAAGTAAGTACCAGAGACATCATTCTATCAAGATTAGGTGAAACATATTTAATTGCAGCTGAAGCTTATCTAAATACTAACCCAACGGTAGGTTTACAAAGATTAAACGCTGTAAGGGCTAGAGCTGGAATTACCACTCCTTTAACTACATATGATATAGATACGGTTTTAGATGAAAGAGCTAGAGAACTTTTTGGAGAATACCATAGATGGTTTGATTTGAAACGTACCAATAAATTAGTTGAAAGAGCATCACTACATAATTATCTTATCAACGCAGCTAACTTTAATGGAGCTAATGGTGTACTTAAAATTTTAAGACCAATTCCTCAATCAGCTATAGATTTAAACAAGAATAAAAATTTCCCTCAAAACCCTGCATATTTATAA
- a CDS encoding DUF4861 domain-containing protein → MKYYNCLLFLSIYFTSCGQSQKTTSRNSSNNSTLAEISVKEGGKWEGRKYIGGTFKNVEKLKLAKEHTDHSFDIRYEGPGWESNKIGYRLYLDWRNAIDIFGKKTNKIILPQVGQDGFDSYHQMSDWGQDILKAGKGIGIGSIDRFYNKERQHFYVVDSTIASVQNSTNTSTVKINYHGWKTADDIIDLRSELTIEKDQRHTKHSFQSSKKINGICTGIVKQKNTEILKGISKNKKWAYIATYGQQSLIPDKLGMAIFYEMNTVENEVETELDHLLVFKPSTNLVDFYFTAAWEQEVNGINSKEDFKKYLDEKLTLLNTKNKI, encoded by the coding sequence ATGAAATATTATAATTGCTTACTCTTTTTATCTATTTACTTTACTTCTTGTGGTCAATCTCAAAAAACAACCTCAAGAAATTCAAGTAATAATTCCACACTAGCCGAAATTTCTGTAAAAGAAGGCGGAAAATGGGAAGGAAGAAAATATATTGGTGGTACATTCAAAAATGTTGAAAAACTAAAATTAGCAAAAGAGCACACAGACCATTCTTTTGATATACGCTATGAAGGACCTGGCTGGGAAAGCAATAAAATTGGTTACAGATTGTACCTAGACTGGAGAAATGCTATTGATATTTTTGGTAAAAAAACGAATAAAATCATTCTTCCTCAAGTTGGTCAAGATGGCTTTGATTCCTATCATCAAATGAGTGATTGGGGTCAGGACATTTTAAAAGCTGGCAAAGGGATTGGTATAGGATCCATCGATCGATTCTATAATAAAGAAAGACAACACTTTTATGTAGTTGATTCAACAATCGCTTCTGTTCAAAATAGCACAAATACATCAACTGTAAAAATAAATTATCATGGATGGAAAACAGCAGATGATATAATTGATCTTAGATCAGAATTAACTATAGAAAAAGACCAGAGACATACTAAACATTCCTTTCAGTCATCAAAGAAAATTAACGGAATTTGCACTGGAATAGTGAAACAAAAAAATACCGAAATTCTAAAAGGAATTAGTAAAAATAAAAAATGGGCATACATTGCTACTTATGGGCAACAATCTTTGATTCCTGACAAATTAGGAATGGCAATTTTTTATGAAATGAATACAGTCGAAAATGAGGTTGAAACAGAACTAGATCATCTGCTAGTCTTCAAACCTTCAACTAATCTAGTTGATTTTTACTTTACTGCAGCATGGGAACAAGAGGTTAACGGAATTAATTCTAAGGAAGATTTTAAAAAATACTTAGATGAAAAATTAACACTTTTGAATACTAAAAATAAAATTTAA